A DNA window from Vibrio cidicii contains the following coding sequences:
- the nqrM gene encoding (Na+)-NQR maturation NqrM: MSTFLITFAVFVTVITAMAVGYIFQKKVVKGSCGGLGAVGIEKVCNCPEPCDARKKREAREAARAQKLSEWEKDRIA, encoded by the coding sequence TGAGTACATTTCTAATTACCTTTGCGGTGTTTGTTACGGTGATTACCGCGATGGCAGTGGGTTATATCTTCCAGAAAAAAGTGGTGAAAGGAAGTTGTGGTGGTTTGGGCGCGGTTGGTATTGAAAAAGTCTGCAACTGCCCAGAACCGTGTGATGCGCGTAAAAAGCGTGAAGCACGAGAAGCGGCCCGGGCACAAAAACTCTCAGAGTGGGAAAAAGACCGCATAGCATAA